The following coding sequences lie in one Zingiber officinale cultivar Zhangliang chromosome 2B, Zo_v1.1, whole genome shotgun sequence genomic window:
- the LOC122047409 gene encoding uncharacterized protein LOC122047409 isoform X2 — translation MAAQSFHLSRLPLPRMTEGGISILFSARSCLPFDPRFSSTLLCSARHYKAPRKLVSWLSTAKEFARLQYATKGDYFSSGLENLQGSNVLDGPTTSLNEMNEFEIQLNNLFLEVRAKIEKGHINDALNLLKANYAAVEEQINGGFRGIEQAAILDTLALGFIGAGDLKNAEHLLNMLKEIVDDLHDDTLLLDSILMHMGSGYTTLGKFDQAVSLYARGLKIIERKFGINNPFNITPLMGMAKAFGLTGRASEAVALYGRAIYILENERGTENEELAVPLSVLGNLLITEGKATDAVSCFKRIVDIYRKVYGETDGRVGMAMCSLAYAMCAKGDVNEAISMYEGGLQIIRDTKYMSVDDNLFEKMRTDLAELLHAAGR, via the exons ATGGCCGCTCAATCCTTCCATCTTTCTCGCCTTCCGCTCCCAAG AATGACGGAAGGGGGAATTTCCATCCTGTTCTCTGCGCGCTCGTGCTTACCGTTTGATCCTAGGTTTTCATCTACTTTGCTTTGCTCTGCACGCCATTACAAAGCCCCTAGGAAGCTTGTATCTTGGCTTTCCACTGCCAAAGAGTTTGCCAGGCTGCAATACGCTACAAAAGGAGACTATTTTTCCAGCGGGTTGGAGAATTTGCAGGG GTCAAATGTCCTTGATGGACCAACTACTTCACTGAATGAGATGAATGAATTTGAGATACAGCTAAATAATCTATTTCTTGAAGTTAGAGCCAAGATTGAGAAGGGGCATATCAATGATGCTTTAAATCTACTTAAAGCAAATTATGCAGCAGTAGAGGAGCAGATAAATGGTGGCTTTAGGGGCATAGAACAAGCTGCTATTCTTGATACCCTAGCATTAGGGTTCATAGGTGCAGGTGACTTAAAAAATGCCGAGCATCTGCTGAATATG TTGAAAGAAATAGTAGATGATCTACATGATGACACACTCTTATTGGATTCAATATTGATGCACATGGGAAGTGGTTACACTACTTTGGGAAAGTTTGACCAAGCAGTTTCTTTATATGCAAGAGGTCTCAAGATCATAGAGCGAAAGTTTG GAATCAACAATCCTTTTAACATAACACCTCTTATGGGAATGGCAAAAGCATTTGGTCTTACTGGAAGAGCCTCAGAAGCTGTAGCACTTTATGGTCGGGCTATTTATATTCTGGAGAATGAGAGGGGAACTGAAAATGAAGAACTTGCGGTTCCTTTATCAGTGCTTGGTAATCTTTTAATCACTGAAGGAAAGGCAACAGATGCTGTAAGTTGCTTCAAGAG AATCGTAGATATTTACAGGAAAGTGTACGGAGAAACTGATGGAAGGGTGGGAATGGCTATGTGCTCTTTGGCATATGCTATGTGTGCAAAGG GAGATGTGAATGAAGCAATTTCCATGTATGAAGGTGGTCTCCAGATAATCAGAGATACAAAATATATGTCTGTAGATGACAATTTGTTTGAGAAAATGAGGACTGATTTGGCAGAATTGCTTCATGCTGCAGGAAG